The following proteins come from a genomic window of Malus domestica chromosome 02, GDT2T_hap1:
- the LOC103456019 gene encoding rac-like GTP-binding protein ARAC1 yields the protein MSASRFIKCVTVGDGAVGKTCLLISYTSNTFPTDYVPTVFDNFSANVVVNGSTVNLGLWDTAGQEDYNRLRPLSYRGADVFILAFSLISKASYENVSKKWIPELKHYAPGVPIILVGTKLDLRDDKQFFIDHPGAVPITTAQGEELRKLIGAPAYIECSSKTQQNVKGVFDAAIRVVLQPPKQKKKEGGKGKACSIL from the exons atgagcgCGTCCAGGTTCATAAAGTGCGTCACGGTTGGGGACGGGGCTGTGGGCAAGACGTGTCTGCTTATCTCCTACACCAGCAACACCTTCCCCACC GATTACGTGCCAACTGTTTTCGACAATTTCAGTGCAAACGTGGTCGTGAATGGGAGCACTGTTAACCTGGGGCTATGGGACACAGCTG GACAGGAGGATTACAATAGATTAAGACCTTTGAGTTATCGTGGCGCTGATGTGTTTATACTGGCGTTCTCTCTCATCAGCAAAGCCAGCTATGAAAATGTGTCCAAGAAG TGGATCCCGGAATTGAAGCATTATGCGCCTGGTGTTCCGATCATTCTCGTTGGAACAAAGCTTG ATCTTCGGGACGACAAGCAGTTCTTTATTGACCATCCTGGTGCTGTCCCAATTACTACCGCTCAA GGAGAGGAGCTCAGGAAGCTAATTGGAGCACCAGCTTACATCGAGTGCAGTTCAAAAACTCAGCAG AATGTGAAAGGGGTCTTTGATGCAGCCATCAGGGTTGTCCTTCAACCTCCGAagcagaagaaaaaggaaggcgGCAAGGGGAAGGCATGCTCCATATTGTGA
- the LOC103400591 gene encoding vacuolar protein sorting-associated protein 35A-like isoform X2: protein MDCIIQVFPDEYHLQTLDVLLGACPQLQPSVDIKTVLSQLMERLSNYAASSTEVLPEFLQVQAFSKLSNAIGKVIEAQVDMPIIGVVTLYSSLLKFTLHVHPDRLDYADQVLGSFVKKLSGKGKIQDSRATKQVVALLSAPLEKYNDIVTALKLTNYPRVLEFLDSGTNKVMATVIIQSIMKNTTHVLTAEKVEALFELIKGLIEDLDGTLNDEVDEEDFKEEQNSVARLIQMFSNDDPEEMFKIICTVKKHILVGGPTRLPFTVPPLVFSSLKLVRKLQAQDENPFGDDASTTPKKIFQLLTQTIEALLNVPAPELALRLYLQCAETANDSDLEPVAYEFFTQAYILYEEEISDSKAQVTAIHLIIGTLQRMHVFGVENRDTLTHKATGYSAKLLKKADQCRAIYACSHLFWVDNQESMKDGERVLICLKRALRIANAAQQMSNATRGSTGSVTLFVEILNKYLYFFEKGNPQITVASVQSLIELVTTELQSDSASAEPSTDAFFKSTLRYIQFQKQKGGAVGERYESIKV, encoded by the exons ATGGATTGCATAATTCAAGTCTTTCCCGATGAGTACCACTTGCAAACTCTTGACGTATTGTTGGGTGCTTGCCCCCAACTTCAG CCATCTGTTGATATTAAGACAGTTCTATCCCAGTTAATGGAAAGACTTTCAAATTATGCTGCTTCAAGTACAGAAGTATTGCCTGAGTTTTTACAAGTACAAGCTTTTTCAAAACTGAGCAATGCTATTGGAAAG GTGATTGAAGCCCAAGTTGACATGCCTATCATCGGTGTTGTCACTCTATATTCATCTCTTCTTAAATTCACCCTCCATGTGCACCCTGATCGACTTGATTATGCTGATCAAGTGTTG GGCTCATTTGTTAAGAAACTCTCTGgaaaagggaaaattcaagACAGCAGGGCGACAAAACAAGTGGTTGCACTTTTAAGTGCTCCACTTGAGAAATATAATGATATTGTCACGGCTTTGAAGCTTACAAATTATCCTCGCGTCCTGGAATTCCTTGATAGTGGAACAAATAAAGTCATGGCTACTGTTATAATTCAGAGCATTATGAAAAATACAACTCATGTTTTAACTGCTGAGAAG GTCGAGGCTTTGTTTGAATTAATAAAAGGACTTATTGAGGATTTGGATGGGACTCTTAATGATGAG GTTGATGAAGAAGATTTCAAGGAGGAGCAAAATTCAGTTGCACGACTTATTCAAATGTTTTCTAATGATGATCCTGAAGAGATGTTTAAG ATCATATGTACTGTGAAGAAGCACATCCTGGTTGGAGGACCGACGCGTTTGCCCTTTACTGTCCCTCCCCTAGTTTTCTCTTCTCTAAAG TTGGTTAGGAAATTGCAAGCCCAGGACGAGAATCCATTTGGAGATGATGCATCAACCACACCAAAGAAAATTTTTCAGCTCTTGACTCAG ACTATTGAGGCTTTGTTGAATGTTCCAGCACCTGAACTGGCATTACGGTTATATTTGCAATGTGCTGAG ACTGCAAATGACTCTGATTTGGAACCCGTTGCCTATGAATTCTTCACCCAAGCATATATTCTTTACGAAGAAGAAATTTCA GATTCGAAAGCACAGGTGACTGCCATTCATCTGATAATTGGGACTCTCCAGAGGATGCATGTATTTGGCGTTGAGAACAGGGATACTTTAACTCACAAAGCCACAGGG TATTCGGCAAAGCTTTTAAAGAAGGCTGATCAGTGCCGAGCTATATATGCTTGCTCGCACCTCTTCTGGGTCGACAATCAGGAGAGCATGAAGGATGGAGAAAG GGTACTGATTTGCCTAAAGCGAGCTTTACGAATCGCTAACGCTGCCCAACAGATGTCCAATGCTACACGGGGTAGCACTGGTTCAGTAACGCTCTTTGTTGAAATACTGAACAA GTACCTCTATTTCTTCGAGAAGGGGAACCCACAGATAACAGTTGCTTCAGTCCAAAGcctgattgaattggtcacaacTGAACTGCAAAGCGACTCGGCCTCAGCAGAGCCATCTACAGATGCTTTCTTTAAAAGCACACTGCGGTACATTCAGTTCCAGAAGCAGAAAGGTGGTGCAGTTGGTGAAAGATATGAGTCCATCAAGGTGTGA